One genomic window of Arachis stenosperma cultivar V10309 chromosome 10, arast.V10309.gnm1.PFL2, whole genome shotgun sequence includes the following:
- the LOC130958110 gene encoding uncharacterized protein LOC130958110 — protein sequence MFQLQRSLLFTSSAPSYSLTSPSSSSLSLRHFMLQFKALHNSPVSRLPYSPIGIANSNSNLQCQNCFLRLHFPAAANCVAPRLRCFGSIGNGSRCSVSSREFRFPLSLINDGVFSKRFSSKVSDSNYNRNKKRLSSSAAAVAAASKEGLVEEKKDKKEGKAAKAKAEPVESDKQESEKVSAKKKKQSTSKKSSKKSAASSSPKEVDAVEGSKKSSKGKKKLSTSKTKKKKVEISSSSSSIEEMQNDSASNKQSKSCSAIEQVEMPGKFTDKPVYPASGKCVVVVESVTKAKVIQRYLGDMYEVLPSYGHVRDLAARSGSVRPDEDFSMVWEVPSPAWTHLKTISVALSRAENLILASDPDREGEAIAWHIIEMLQQQGALHDNLSLARVVFHEITEQSIKAAMQAPRKVDVNLVHAYLARRALDYLIGFNISPLLWRKLPGCQSAGRVQSAALSIICDREMEIDEFKPREYWSVAAQLKKKESGSNKDLIFPAHLTHFDSARLNQFSIAFDKEAKDIENKIIKADFKITNLKRSKFRRNPPTPYITSTLQQDAANKLNFAASYTMKLAQKLYEGVELSDGNAVGLITYIRTDGLHISDEAVANIRSLIVERYGQDFVPQSAPKFLKKVKNAQEAHEAIRPTDIHKLPSMLVGVLDEDSLKLYTLIWSRTVSCQMTQAIFEQIQLDIGNADESIMLRSSSSRVDFPGYRAVFTDIDTEAVQDKESDGANRDQVFEVLNTLKPGDPLHLVQTELNQHHTQPPPRYTEASLVRKLEELGIGRPSTYATTLKVLQDRNYVTVKSRVLYPEFRGRMVSAFLSHHFSEVTEYSFTADMETELDNVSAGLTEWKGLLRDYWTRFKLYCERTSSVHIHQVEKMLEKKFGDYLFSALPDQTRVCPSCMEGTLIFKVSRFGSGYFIGCDQHPRCKYIAKTLYGAEEEEEDSPHLNTRIEEPKVLGVNSVSNEKVLLKSGPYGFYVQLGEDRKGYIPKRASVSHIKDVKSITLEDALELLQYPLTLGNHPKDGQPVILKLARVGFAVRHRHTIASVPKNMKPSEVTFEKALELLSGKDVRKCGRPKGKPKRVDEIEALEAF from the exons ATGTTTCAGCTCCAAAGAAGCTTGCTCTTCACTTCCTCAGCCCCTTCCTACTCTCTCACCTCtccctcttcatcttctctctcCCTTCGCCACTTCATG TTGCAATTCAAGGCTCTTCATAATTCCCCGGTTTCTCGCTTACCTTATTCTCCGATAGGCATTGCAAATAGCAACAGCAATCTCCAATGTCAGAACTGTTTCCTCCGTTTACATTTTCCAGCGGCGGCGAATTGCGTTGCGCCGCGCCTTCGTTGCTTCGGTAGCATTGGTAACGGTTCTAGGTGTTCTGTTTCTAGCCGTGAATTCAGGTTCCCGTTGAGTTTGATTAATGATGGGGTTTTCAGTAAGAGGTTTTCGTCTAAAGTTTCGGATAGTAATTATAATCGTAATAAGAAGAGGTTGAGTTCTAGTGCTGCTGCTGTTGCTGCTGCGTCGAAAGAAGGTTTAGTTGAAGAGAAGAAGGATAAGAAAGAGGGAAAGGCGGCGAAGGCGAAGGCGGAGCCCGTTGAGAGTGATAAGCAGGAATCTGAAAAAGTGAGTGctaagaagaagaagcaatcaacaagcaagaaaagTAGCAAGAAGTCTGCTGCTAGCAGTTCTCCGAAAGAGGTTGATGCTGTGGAAGGTTCTAAAAAATCTTCCAAAGGGAAGAAGAAATTGAGTACTAgtaaaacgaagaagaagaaggttgagattagtagtagtagtagtagtattgaagaaatgcaaaatgattctgCTTCTAACAAGCAAAGCAAGAGCTGTAGTGCGATTGAACAGGTGGAAATGCCGGGGAAATTTACGGATAAGCCGGTGTATCCTGCAAGTGGAAAGTGTGTGGTGGTTGTGGAGTCTGTCACGAAAGCGAAGGTTATTCAGAGATACCTTGGTGATATGTATGAAGTATTGCCGAGCTATGGTCATGTAAGAGACTTGGCTGCTAGGTCTGGATCTGTGCGACCCGATGAAGATTTCAGTATGGTGTGGGAGGTTCCGTCACCTGCCTGGACTCATCTGAAGACCATCAGTGTTGCACTGAGCAG AGCAGAAAACCTTATTCTTGCATCAGATCCTGATCGCGAGGGAGAGGCTATCGCTTGGCACATCATAGAGATGTTGCAACAACAAGGTGCTCTACACGATAATCTTTCTTTAGCGAGGGTTGTCTTTCATGAAATAACTGAACAATCTATAAAAGCAGCAATGCAAGCACCAAGAAAGGTGGATGTGAATTTAGTGCATGCATATCTTGCACGGCGAGCCCTTGATTATTTGATTGGGTTTAACATCTCTCCATTACTATGGAGGAAGTTACCAGGATGCCAATCAGCAGGAAGAGTTCAATCTGCAGCGCTTTCCATTATATGTGATAGAGAGATGGAAATTGATGAATTTAAACCGAGGGAGTATTGGAGTGTGGCGGCCCAATTAAAGAAGAAAGAGTCAGGATCAAACAAGGATCTTATCTTTCCTGCCCATTTGACCCATTTTGATTCGGCAAGGTTGAATCAATTTTCAATTGCTTTTGATAAAGAGGCAAAAGatattgaaaacaaaataatcaaGGCAGATTTTAAGATTACTAACTTGAAAAGGAGCAAATTTCGAAGAAATCCTCCGACACCGTATATAACATCCACACTTCAGCAAGATGCTGCAAACAAATTGAATTTCGCAGCAAGTTACACCATGAAG CTTGCTCAAAAACTGTATGAGGGAGTTGAGTTGTCTGATGGTAATGCAGTTGGTTTGATAACATACATCAGAACTGATGGACTTCAT ATTTCTGATGAAGCTGTTGCCAATATACGGTCGCTAATTGTTGAGAG GTATGGACAAGATTTTGTCCCACAAAGTGCACCAAAGTTTTTAAAAAAGGTGAAAAATGCACAAGAGGCTCATGAAGCCATTAGACCCACTGACATTCACAAGTTGCCAT CAATGCTTGTTGGGGTACTAGATGAAGATTCCTTGAAGCTATACACACTTATCTGGTCACGGACAGTTTCATGTCAGATGACACAAGCTATCTTTGAGCAG ATACAACTTGATATTGGAAATGCAGATGAGTCTATTATGTTACGATCTTCCAGCTCACGAGTTGACTTTCCTGGATACCGGGCAGTTTTTACG GACATTGATACTGAAGCTGTTCAAGATAAAGAGAGTGATGGAGCCAATCGTGATCAAGTTTTTGAGGTTCTAAATACCTTGAAG CCAGGGGACCCACTACATCTTGTTCAAACAGAGCTCAATCAGCATCATACACAGCCACCACCACGTTACACCGAAGCATCATTG GTtaggaagcttgaagagcttggTATTGGCAGACCTTCGACATATGCAACAACATTGAAAGTTTTACAG GATAGAAACTACGTGACAGTAAAAAGCCGTGTGCTGTATCCTGAATTTCGTGGCCGCATG GTTTCAGCATTTTTATCCCATCACTTTTCAGAAGTCACAGAGTACAGTTTCACTGCTGATATGGAAACAGAG CTTGATAATGTTTCTGCTGGATTAACTGAATGGAAAGGCCTCCTTAGAGATTATTGGACACGGTTTAAATTGTACTGTGAGCGTACTTCTAGTGTTCATATTCACCAG GTTGAGAAGATGTTGGAAAAGAAATTTGGGGACTATTTATTTTCCGCCCTCCCAGATCAGACCCGTGTTTGTCCAAG TTGTATGGAAGgcacattaatttttaaagtaagCAGATTTGGTTCTGGCTACTTTATAGGTTGTGATCAACATCCAAGATGCAA GTACATTGCTAAAACACTATATGGtgcagaggaggaggaggaagattCACCTCATTTAAACACTCGTATAGAAGAACCAAAAGTCCTGGGTGTTAATAGTGTTTCAAATGAAAAG GTTCTCTTGAAAAGTGGTCCTTACGGATTTTATGTTCAGCTTGGGGAAGACAGGAAGGGGTACATACCTAAAAGAGCATCCGTCTCTCAT ATCAAAGATGTGAAATCCATCACCCTTGAAGATGCACTTGAGTTGCTACAGTACCCATTGACATTG GGCAACCATCCCAAGGACGGACAGCCTGTAATACTAAAGCTCGCAAGGGTTGGGTTTGCCGTTAGACATCGACACACAATTGCTTCTGTTCCTAAG AATATGAAGCCAAGTGAAGtcacctttgaaaaagctcttgAGCTCTTATCAGGCAAAGATGTTAGAAAATGTGGTAGACCTAAAGGTAAACCTAAAAGAGTTGATGAAATTGAAGCACTTGAAGCTTTCTAA